The window AGCTTGCCCAAAACCTCCAAACGCCGCTGTTGTCTGACGCTCAATGTGATTGTCCCCATACCCATTAGCATGCGGACAAAGTCCCTGAGCAATAACACCGGACATATTCCCTGAGCAGTTACACCGGGCCCGCTTCGCGTTGACTCTCCCTGGCGGATCAGATATAATCGCGACGTTCTGCGCCCGGCCCTGCCCGAACCCCGGAGAGACACAACCACATGAGCTTTGATGATAGCAACGCCCTGCGGAAGCGCGTGCACGAGCTGGAGGCCCGCGTACACGAGATGGAGGCGGAGATGGCCTCCCGCAACCGTGAGATTGCCAGGCTCCAGCGCGGCATCAAAGCCTCCGAGGTCACCGAGACGCAGGTTCCCATCGCCGAGTTCGAGGACACCCTGAAGCGCCTGGTCCAGCGTGTCGCCATGATCCTGCAGGCGGAGAAGTGCGCGATCATGATCCTCGACAAAGAGACCGGCGAGCTCGTGGCGCGGGCCCCCGCCTTCGGCATCGCCGAGACCGACCTTCAGATGATGCGCGTTAAGGTCAGCCAGGGCATCGCGGGCGACGTTTTCCGCTCTGAGAAGCCCGCGATGTTCCATGACGCCGTGACCGACCCGCGCACCGTCAAGGACAACGTTGCCCTGCTGCATATTCGCAACGGCGTCGTCGTTCCCCTGATCGTTGAGAAGCGCGACGAGGAAAACCGCGTCCTTGACCGCATCACCATCGGCGTGATCGGTGTCTACAACAAGCGCTACGGTGGCTCGTTCATAGACGAGGACGTGCGCCTTCTCGAGCGCCTGGCGCGCAACGCCGCCTCCGTGATCGCGAACGCCCAGATGTTCCGCGAGCTCGTCGAGGAGCGCGAGAAGCTCGCCCACACCATCGAGAGCCTTTACGCCGGCCTGCTGCTCGTCGGCACCAACGGCAAGCTGATGCAGATGAACGCCCGGGCTCGCCAGATCTTCGGCATCACGACCGACCCCGTGGGCAAGCAGTACGCGGAGGTGGTCCGGCACGACCGGGCCCTGGAGGTGCTGGGACGCATGCTCGCGGTGCCGGAGAGCGGCGCCAACGGGGCAACCGACGACGAGGACTCGCGCGCGGCCGAGGAGATCACCGTCCCGGAGCCGGAGACCGAGGAGGAGCGCATTTACCAGATGCACGCCGCCCAGGTGCGCGCCGAGGACAACCGCCTGATTGGCACCGCCATCATCCTCAACGACATCACCGATATCCGCAACCTGGAGCGAATGAAGACGGAGTTCGTGGCCATCGCCGCGCATGAGCTCCGAACGCCGATGACGCCGATCAAAGGCTTCATCAGTATGCTCAACCAGGACGACATGGACTCGTTCACTTTCGAGGAGCGCAAGGAATACTACGACATCGTCGAGCAGAACGTGGATCGCCTGGGCCGCTTGATCAACGACCTGCTCAACGTGACGCGCATCGAGCGCGGAATCGCCCTGACGCTCTTCTGGGAGGAGGTCGACCTCTGCCAGTTGGCGGAGTCGGTCTTCGAAGTGCAGCGCGGGATGACCAACACGGATCGTCACACGCTTGTGCTCGACACCAAGACGTCGTGCCTCTTCGCCACCGTCGGCCGCGACCAGATCGAGCAGATCCTCCAGAACCTGGTGAGCAACGCCATCAAGTACTCGCCCGAGGGTGGCGAGGTGCGCATCATCGTCCGCGACGAGGAGGAAACGCAGACCGTCCTCATCGGTGTCCGTGACCAGGGCACCGGCATTCCCGAGTCGGCCAAGGCCAAGCTCTTCAAACCCTACCGGCGAATCCACAACCCGAAGACGGCCAGCGTCAAGGGCACCGGCATCGGCCTGTTCCTCGTAAAGAACCTGGTAGAGGCGCATCGCGGCACGATCTGGGTGGACAGCGAGCTCGGTAAGGGAACCACCGTCTGGTTCCGCATCCCCAAGGCGCCGCCCGAGACCGCGGACGTGGAGGCGTAAGCCTAGCGGTCAGGTCTCGGCCCGGTGCGGCGAGGGTTCCCGCGCGCGAGCCGCTCGCCGCGGCCTCTGGCGCGGCGAGCGCCTCGGTGCATGGGACCGGGCCACGGGTGCCGGCCTGGGAGCGACGGGTCGCCGCGCCGCGACCCGCGATGGAGACGCCGACACGATGGGCGACGCAGAGGAACCGCTCGTGCAGGAGTTGCCGGCCGGCCTGCAACGCGGCATGGCGACTGCCCTCCCCCCGGACGAGGAGGCGTTCATCATGCTCGCCGGCGCGCCCGGCGAGGGGCTCGTGGCAACCGCCCGACGCGTGCTGATCCTGCGCGAGCAGATGCCGCTGGTCGGCACGGAGGCGCGGGTCGATTGCTTCGACTACTCCTACGAGCAGATCCGCACGGTCCATGTGGCGGAGGCAGCCGGCGGAGGGCACCTGCGCCTGGAGTTGGTCGCGCCCCCCTCCGACGATCAGCACGTCGGCCTCTACTTCTCGTCCTCGCACCTTGAGCGCTTCGAGCGCGCCGCCTCTTGCATCCGGCTCGTCGCTCAGCAGACCGGAGGCGTGCCCGGGGAGCCCGCCGACGCGGGCGCCGCCACCCGCCCTGGGGCCGACTGCTGCTGCGGCGGCGAGGCCGAGCGCGATGACGCCTTCTGTGCCGGGTGCGGCCGTCCGATGGCGGTGTTCTGCGGCGCGTGCTCCCGGCGTCTCGCAGGCGCGGAAGGTTGCTGCCCGGCGTGCGGCCTGGCGGCGCTGTATGCTCGCTGCCCGGTGTGCCCAGCCTGCGGGGTCTCCGTCGCTCCGACGATGCGTTACTGCCCCGGCTGCGGCCTCTCACAGTATGCCGCGTGCGCGGTGTGCGCAGGCCCGCTGCCGCCCGAGTGGGCGTTCTGTGCACGGTGCGGGGCCCCGGCCTCCGTCTCGGCCGAGGAACGGGCCGCCATTCCCGCCACCGTCCCGGAGCGCGCGGCCGCTCACAACGAGACGGGGTTGCGCCTCTATCAGGCCCACAGCCTTCGTGACGCGGCACGCTCGCTTGAGGCCGCCGTCACGCTGGCACCCGGAGACCCGCTCTACATGGGCAACCTCGCCGTGGTCTACGCCGAGACGGGCCGCGAGGCCGACGCCGAGCGCGCGTTCGCAGCCGCTCTCTCCACGGAACCGGCGGATGCGGCCGTCCTCCTGAGTTACGGCTACTTCCACGCGCAGCGAGGACGGGTGCGCGAGGCGCGTGCCGCGTGGAGCCGGGTTGCCGCGCGGAGCCTGGAGAGCGCGGAGGGGCGCGAGGCGGCGGCGAACCTCGAGCAACTGGAGGGGCCAGGGTAGGGTATGCACCGCGTGAGGGTACGAGTCCAGCGGCTATCGACGGCGCGCGACCTCCCTCTGCCCGCATATGCCACGGCGGGATCGGCCGCCATGGACCTGCAGGCGGCGGTGGAGGGGCCCGTGACGCTGGCGCCCGGGGAGCGGCGCCTGATCCCGACCGGGCTGCGCATCGCGCTGCCGCCGGGCTACGAGGCGCAGGTGCGTGCCCGCAGCGGCCTGGCGCTCCGGAGCGGCCTCGGGATGGCCAACGCCCCGGGCACGATCGACGGCGATTACCGCGGCGAGATCGGGATCGTGCTTATCAACTGGAGCGACCGGCCGCAGACCGTCGCTCGCGGCGACCGGATCGCGCAACTCGTCGTCGCGCCGGTGGCGCGCGCCGAGCTTGAGGAGGCCGACACCCTCGAGGAGACGGAGCGCGGCGCGGGAGGCTTCGGCCACACCGGCCTGAGGTGAACCACCGATGCAATGCCCGACATGCCACACGGATCTGGCGGCGGATAGCGCCTTCTGCTCGGCTTGCGGCGCCGGCGTGGGCACGGCCATCGAGGCGGGGGCGCACGACAGGCGCAGCGAGGCGCTGCTAGGGCAGGCCAACGTGATGCGGATGCGCGGCCAGTGGGCGAAGGCCGAACAGCTATGCATCGACCTGCTCCGGACCGACCCGAACAACGTGCACGCCCACTCGCTGCTCGGCGATGTGTATCGTGATCAGGAGCGCTACGACGAGGCCGCCCAGTGGTACCAGCTCGCCCTCGACCTGAACCCCGAGAGCGCCGCCGACCGCGCCAAGCTGGCGCAAGCGGAGGGGGCGCGCCGGGCACGAGCGGCGGCCGCGGCGGGCACGCAGCGCCTGCTCGGCCTCTCTCCCGTCGCCTGGATCCGCGGTCTGACCGTGCTCTCGGTCGCGTTCCTGGTGCTCAGCGTTGCCCTCCTGGTCGCTGTGCGCCGCAACGTGGCTCGCGCGCCGGCCGTGGTGAGGGGAGCGGCGCCCACCTCGGAGGGGGCGTCGGCCCCGATGCCGCCGGTCTCGGGCACGCTCGGCGCGCAGCAGAACGATGGCGGAACGACGCATCGAGCTCTGGCTCCACCAGTAGGGCAGACCGGCCCGCAGGGGCCACAGGCCCCCGAGGCGTCGGTTTCGCCGGGCTCGATGCCGGAGCAGGCGGCGCGCGAGGCCGCCCTGGAGGGCCGCGTCAGCGCGATCGCTGTCCTCTCGCCGGGAACGGCAGTCGTCGCGGTGACGCTGTCGGATCGGGGGAGCCGGGGCCTGGCCGTGCTCGAGGAGACGGCCGCCAAAGGTGACCTGACGAGCGAGGTGCTTCGGGCCATGGCCTTGCGTGATGGCCTGCGCGCCGCACAGGCCATGTTCACGCTCGAGCCGATGCTCCAGGAGGTCGACGTAGCGATCCGGGCGCGCGTTGGCGTGGAGCCGTCCCAGCCGCTTTTCCGGGGCGCCATCGCCCGCGCCGCGGCGGCGTCGGTCGTGGCGACCGCGCCGCCGGACCGGATCCTGGGCGCTTTCGCGTCGACCTGGTGGGCGGGGATGCAGATGCCCGCGGCCGAAGGCGAGGAGCCCTTGCAGTGAGCCGGGAGGTCGGCGCCGATGCGCCGCGGCAGGGTGCGCCCATCGTGGAGACGGTCCGCGGGCCCGTGCCGGCCGAGGTGCTCGGGCTCACGCTCCCTCACGAGCACGTGAGCGTGGACTTCATCGGCGCGGATCAGACGGGACCGCACCGCTGGGACCCCGCCGAGGTGCGCCGCGTCATGCTGCCCTATCTGCTTGCTGCCCGCCGGCGCGGCATCAGCACGTTCGTCGACTGCACTCCGGCCTACCTGGGCCGCGACGTGCGAACCCTGCGGCGGCTCTCCGCCGACAGCGGCCTGCATATCCTGACCAACACCGGGCTCTACAAGGAGCCGTTCCTGCCTCGCTACGCGTTCGAAGCCAGCGCGGACGAGTTGGCGGACCGCTGGGTTGCCGAGTGGGAGCGAGGGATCGATGGCACCCCGGTGCGCCCGGGCTTCATCAAGATTGCCGTGAACCCCGGGAAGCTGGTGCCCGTGCAGGTGAAGGTCGTCCGCGCCGCGGCCCGCGCGAGCCGGCGTACCGGCCTGGTAATCGCGTGCCACACGGGCCCCGGACCCGCGGCCATGGAGGCCCTGGACCTTCTGCGCTCCGAGGATGCCGACCCCGCGCGCTTCATCTATGTGCACGCCGACGCCGAACCGGACCGCCGCCACCACGTGGCGGCCGCGCGCGCCGGTTGCTGGGTCGAGTTCGACTCGGTCGGCGCCCGACCCGTCGATGAGCATGTGGGGCTTGTCGGCGCGATGCTTGCCGAGGGACTGGCGCATCGCCTCCTTCTCTCCCACGATGCGGGATGGTATAACGTGGGCACGCCCGGAGGTGGCAAGGTGCGCCCCTATACGGCGCTGCTCGACGAGCTGATGCCCGCCCTGGAGCGGAACGGCATGGCGCCCGGTCAACGCCAGCAACTCCTCGTGCAGAACCCGCGCGCGGCGTTCGCCGTTGCGGCGCCGGCTTCCCGCAACTGAGACGCCTTGAATGCCGGGTGCCCTGCAGGTATACTCAGCAAGCGCGCCGTCGCCGGGCGCGCAATGGGCCCCCGTTTTGCCGGATGAGCTCGATGTCGCGCTGACGCTGCGGAGCGGCCAGTGCTTCCGCTGGCGGCAGATGCCCGTCGGTGAGTGGCGGGGGGCTGTCGGCGGGCGCGTTCTGCGGCTCTGGCCGGCGGACGGCGGCTTCTGGTGGGAGACGGTGCCCTCCCCTCCAGACTGGGAGCTCGTGAGGCGTTACTTCGCGCTGGATGTCGACCTGGCGTCCCTGCAGCGCGCGTGGATACGCGCCGAGCCGCGGGTCGCGGATGCCGTGGCGCGCTGGCCGGGGCTTCGCGTGCTTCGCCAGGAAGCCGTCGAGGTCCTCTTCGCGTTCCTGTGCGCCTCCTGCAACACGATGACCAAGATCGGGCGCTCCGTGAACGCCCTCGCGGCCCGTTACGGGTCGATCGTCGGCGTCGTCGAAGGCGAGCCGGTCCACGGTTTCCCCGAGCCCGAGCTCCTGATGCGCGCCGCCGAGGCCGACCTGCGCGCCGATCTCTGGGGCTTTCGGGCGCCGCGCGTTGCGCTGACGGCGCGCCACATCGTGGCCCGTGGGCCCGGCTGGCTGGAGTCGCTGCGCTCGGCTGCGTTGGGAGAGGCTCGGAGCGAACTGATGAGTCTGTTCGGCGTCGGTCCGAAGATCGCCGACTGCGTCTGCCTGTTCGGCCTCTGGCACGATTCGGCGGCGCCCATCGACACCCATGTGCGACGGGCCGCGGCGCGGCTCGGCGGGCCGGAGCTTTCGACGGCCGGCTACGAGGCCTGCGCCGCGGCCCTGCGCGAGCGGTTTGGCGACACGGCGGGCTGGGCACAGCAGTACCTGTTCGTGGACGAGGCGGCGCGCTCGCGTCGCCGGGCATTGCCGGCACCCCATGACACCGTCGGATAGGACGAGAGAACGATCCGAATGCACCTGTACAACACCCTGACGCGCTCCAAGGAGTTGTTCGAGCCCATGCGCCCGCCGCGCGTCGGCATGTACTGCTGCGGCCCGACCGTGTACAACTACGCGCACATCGGGAACCTGCGCACCTACGTGTTCGAGGACGTGCTGCGCCGGGCGCTGAGGATGAACGGCTACGAGCTCGTGCACGTGATGAACATCACGGACGTGGGGCACCTGGAGTCCGACTCCGACGAGGGGGAGGACAAGATGGAGAAGGGGGCTCGGCGCGAGGGACTGGACGTCTGGCAGCTTGCCCGCAAGTACGAGGCAGCGTGGCTGGACGACATGGCCCGCCTCAACATCGAGCGGCCCGAGGTGGTGTGCCGTGCCACTGAGCATGTCGGCGACATGGTCGCGCTCATTGAACAACTGCTTGAGCGTGGCTACGCCTACATGACGCCCGGCGCCCTCTATTTCGACACGTCGCGCTTTCCGCAGTACGCCGACTTCGCGCGCCTGGACCTGCGCGGCCAGCAGGCCGGCGCCGGCGGTCGCGTCCAGCTCCTCGGCGAGAAGAAGCACCCCAACGACTTCGCGCTCTGGTTCCTTGGCAAGCCCAAGCATATTATGCAGTGGGACAGCCCCTGGGGCCGCGGGTACCCGGGCTGGCACATCGAGTGCTCGGCCATGAGCATGAGGTACCTGGGCCATACGTTCGATATCCACTGCGGCGGCGTCGACCACATCCCGGTGCACCATACGAACGAGATCGCTCAGAGCGAGGCCGCGACGGGTGACCCGTTCGTGCGCTACTGGTTGCACGGCGCATTTCTGATCGTCACGCGGTCGATGAGCGAGGACGCGCCGGAGGCCGGGGCGGAGGGCGACGAGAGCGCCGGTTACGAGAAGATGTCGAAGTCCGCCGACAACTTCCTTACCCTCCAGCGTCTGATCGATCGGGGCTTCGACCCGCTCGCCTACCGTTACCTGTGCCTCCAGGCGCACTACCGGTCGGAGCTTCGCTTTTCGTGGGAGACGCTCGAGGGGGCGCAGCAGGGTCTTCGCAGGGTCTATTCCGTCCGGCCCGACGATGACCCTCTCGCCGACGAGGCCCGCTTCCAGGACGCGCGGCAGGAGGCGCTGGACGCGCTGAACGACGACCTGAACATGCCGCGGCTCGTGGGGTTGCTCAACCGCCACAACAGCTACCGGCTCTGGACGGAGCTCGACGCGGCGCTCGGCCTGGACATCGCCGCGCGCGCTCGGCGCGTGGATGAGGAGCTGCCCTCGGAGATCATGGAGCTGGTGGAGCAGCGCAACGCGGCGCGGACGGCGCGGGAGTGGGCGCGGAGCGACGAGCTCCGCGACCGGCTCGTTGACCTCGGCTACGAGGTGGGCGACAGTCCGCGGGGAACGAAGGTCACGCGGCGCACGGTGTGAGGGGCGAGCGCGGGGCTAGCGCCGTGCCGCGCCGGGCATCATTGCCAGCAGGTTGCTCTCCATCAGCGCGCCCATCTGCTCCCCAACGGAGACGCGCGTCTCGTAGGCGTAGAGCTTCAGGCCGTAGTCCTCGGGCGTCAGGATGTAACCGAGCGCATCGCCGGTGAGCCCGAGCAGGAACCGCGGCGTGCCGGCCATCTTCCGCTTCAGCCGCAGGCCAATGTTCGGCAGTACCTCGCCCGGCAGCGTGAGCCATTCGGACGACCCCACGGTGAACCTGACCACCTCGGTGGTGATCGTGCCGTCCGGGTTGAGGTCATTGGGCAGCACGCCGGCCTCCATGAGCGCGCGGAACGCGGCGTTCCCCATCGGCACCTTGTAGACGCGGCGGGCGAAGGTGATGGCCGGATCGCGCACCTCGGCGGCTCCGTCGAGCGCCGCGAGCGCGGCCTCGCCGAGCGCGCGCCCGATGCGCTCCGCCTCCGGCCATGCCTCGCCTTTGGGGAAGCCTGACTCGTTGTGGATCAGCGCCGTCACCATGCCGCCCTGCGCGCCGTTGGCGTAGATGGCGACGCCGCCGAGTCGCTCCTCCACGCGCTGCCGCAGCCAGTGCGGGAAGTCGCTCGTGATCTGGTGATTGTCGAGCACCTCGGGGTGGCAGGCGTAGTTCACCAGCGTGGCGACCGTCTTGCCGGCGGCGTCGACCACCTGCATCGCGCCAAGCTCCGTGTCGAGGATCTCGGCCACGCGCGCATTGTAGGAGCAGTCCTTCACGTCTTCGCGGGTGCCGAAGCGAACGGTTGCTGGCCGAAGTCGCCCGGCCGTCTCGTCGACGAGCGCGGCGATCCGTCGAACAAGATCCGCCATCCAGGCGCGGTCGACGCCGCTCTCGGTCGGGCTCGGGCCCCACTGCCCGTAGGTGTCCGGGCCGGAGTGGGTGTGCGTGACGCCGACGAGCACGCGTTCGGGAGGGACGGAGCGCACCAGCCGCCGGATCTCGAGCACGTGGCGGCGCGTCAGGCCGAGCAGGTCGCAGCAGACGAGGGCGAGCGCCTGGTCTCCACTACGCATCACGAGGCAGCGCGCCCAGAGGGGGTCGTGGATGCCTTCGCTGCGCCGGTTCGCGCCATAGCCAGCGATGTAGACCGAGCGCGTCGGCGTGATGTCGAGCTTGCCGGCTGCCGCGACGAAGGCGGCTGCGGCGGGACCCTGGCCGGCGGCGGCGAGCGCAACGATCAGGATGGCGAGGGGTGCGCGGCGCATCGATGGTGTCTCCTGGCGGAGCGCGAGCTCCCTCCCGCGCGGAGCGGGGTCAGAGGCCGCGGCCCACGGCCGCGGCGATCGGGCGGCACTCGGCCATCAGATGGGCGAAGTGTTCGTGCGTCAGGCTCTGGGCACCGTCCTTGATGGCCTTGTCCGGCTGAGGATGGACCTCGATCAGAAGTGCGTCCGCGCCGCACGCGATGGCCGCCTTGGTCATGGGGCCGACCAGGTCCCACTTGCCGGTGCCCTGGCTCGGGTCCACGACGAGCGGCAGGTGCGAGAGCGCGCGAACGGCGGGGATGGCCGAGAGGTCCAGCGTGTTGCGCGTGAGCGTCTCGAACGTGCGGATGCCGCGCTCGCATAGCATCACGTCGTGGTTGCCGCCCAGGTAGACGTACTCGGCCGCGTTGAGCCACTCCTCGATCTTCGCCCACATGCCGCGCTTGAGCATCACCGGCGTTCGGGCCCGCCCCACCTCCCGAAGCAGGTCGTAGTTCTGCATGTTGCGAGTACCGATCTGCAAGATGTCGGCGTGCTCGCACACCATCTCAACGTTGCGCGGGTCCATCACCTCGGTGACGATCGGCAGCCCGGCCTCGCAGCCGACGGCCTTGAGGATTCGCAGGCCCTCCAACCCGAGGCCCTGGAACGAGTATGGGGAGGTACAGGGCTTGAACGCGCCTCCTCGAAGCACGGTGGCGCCGGCGGCCTTCACGGCGCGCGCGGTTGCCAGCGTCTGCTCATAGTCCTCGACGGTGCAGGGGCCGGCCATGCAGATGACCTGCTCGCCTCCGATGGTCGCGTCGCCGACCCGGATGCGCGTGTTCTCCTGCTGGTAGTCGCGGCTGACGAACTTGTAGGGCCGGATGATCGCGATCACGCGCTCAACGAAGCTGAGCCGCTCGAGTTGCTCCATGTAGTTCTGCTTGTCGGCATCCGGCACGCCCACCGCGCCGACCACGGTGCGCTCTGTGCCGTAGATCGGGTGGACGCCGTATCCCCAGTCCTGGATGCGCTGCTCGACCTCGCGCACCTGCTCCGGCGTCGCGTGCGCGGCCATCACGACGATCATTGCCCCACCACTTCCTTCAGCAGGCCCAGGAACCGTTCGTTCTGCTCCGGGGTTCCCACCGTCACGCGCAGCCAGGTGTCGGCCCCGAAGATGTCGCCGGTCCGTGTGATGACGCCGCCCCTCAGCAGGTACTGGAACACCAGACCACACTCGCGGCCGACGTCCATCCAGACGAAGTTGGCCTCGGACGGCGCGTAGGCCAGCCCGAGCGCGTCCAGGGTGGCATAGAACTGGCGACGACCGGCCGCGTTCACCTCGCGCGAGCGCCTCGGGTGCTCGGCATCGCGCAGCGCCGCCACGGCGGCGGCCTGCGCCACCAGGTTCACGTTGAACGGCTCGCGCACCTGGTTGAGGTAGCCCGTGATCTCCGGGCGGGCGATGCCGTAGCCCACGCGCAGACCGGCCAGCCCGTGGATCTTCGAGAACGTTCGCAGCACCACCAGGTTGCGGCCCTCGCGCACGAGCTTCAGCGTGTCCGGGTAGTCCGCACGCTCCACGTACTCGTGGTAGGCCTCGTCCATCACCAGCACGGCCCGGTCGGGGATGGCATCGGCAAGACGGACGACCTCGCTGTGCGTCACCATCGTGCCGGTGGGGTTGTTCGGGTTCGCCACAAAGACCAGGCGGGTGCGCGCCGTGATGCGGTCCGCCATCGCCGGCAGGTCGTGCGCCCAGTCCCGCAGCGGTACCTTGACGCAATCGGCGCCGTTCAGCGTGGCAGCGGACTCGTAGCGCACGAAGCTCGGGTGGGCCTGAACCACCTCGTCGCCGGGCTCAAGGAACACCAGGCCGAGGAGTTGGATGATCTCGTCCGAGCCGTTGCCGATGGTCAGGTGATCGCCGGGAACCCCCAGATGCGCGGCGAGCGCCCCCCGCAACTCGTGGCACGAGCCCTCCGGATAGAGGCTCACCTGCTCGGCGGCGGCGCGTATGGCCTGCACGGCGAGCGCCGATGGCCCGAGCGGGTTCTCGTTGGATGCGAGCTTGATCACGTCGGTGAGGCCGAGCTCGCGCTTGACCTCCTCGATCGGCTTGCCGGGCCGGTACGGGACGAGGCGCGTGACGTTCTCGCCGACGCCGAGGGTAGAGCGGGCGGTGCCGAGCATACGGGTCTCCGAAGAGGCGGGTTGGCTCAGTGTACCCCATGCCCCGGCATGTAGCCAAGCGTACCAACAACCGCTCAGCGCGGGGGGAAGGAGCCGGCGAAGCCCGCGCCGAAGGTGCGTGGGACAGGTCGAGGAAGGGAACGCGACGAGGAGGCTGGCGAGGAGGGGAGCATGGCGGACCGCGCGATCCTGGTGGGCGTCGGGGCGATGGGCGAGACGTGGTGTCGAACCTGTCTGCCGCCGAACATCGCCGACGGACTGGTGGAGGTCGTGGCGGCCGTCGACGTGAACCCTGCGAGGCTGGCCGTTGCGCGCGATGCGCTGGGGCTGCCGGACGACCGCCTATTCGTCGACGCGGCGGCGGCCCTCGACGCCGTCCGCGCCGACTTCGTCATCGTCGTCACCCAGCCCGCACAGCACGAGGAGATCGTTGACCTTGCCCTCGCGCACGAGATGGACATACTTTCGGAGAAGCCCATTGCCGACACGCTCGACGCGTCGTGCCGCATCGCCGACAAGGTTCGCCGGGCCGGACGCCGCATGGGCGTTACGATGAGCCACCGGTTCGACCAGGACAAGACGACCTTCCGCCGCGAGTTGCGGAATGGCCGCTACGGCAGGCTCGACTACCTGGTGTGCCGCTTCACGTGCGCCTGCCGGAAGCTCGGCGCGTGGGGGCGCTTTCGCCACGAGATCCCGGATGCGCTGATGGTCGAGGGCGCGGTGCACCACCTGGACATCCT is drawn from Chthonomonadales bacterium and contains these coding sequences:
- a CDS encoding Gfo/Idh/MocA family oxidoreductase, whose translation is MADRAILVGVGAMGETWCRTCLPPNIADGLVEVVAAVDVNPARLAVARDALGLPDDRLFVDAAAALDAVRADFVIVVTQPAQHEEIVDLALAHEMDILSEKPIADTLDASCRIADKVRRAGRRMGVTMSHRFDQDKTTFRRELRNGRYGRLDYLVCRFTCACRKLGAWGRFRHEIPDALMVEGAVHHLDILADLAGAPCDTLYAQTWNPAWGEFAGDSQGHVMLRFGNGARAFYEGAKTNAEGLNCWGQEYIRAEAEGGTLILNRRSVERFPQGSADPWRPEGAGEPVPLHEQAKWANAWLAEQFVRWRHGGEPMETNVEDNLQSVALVFAAIESSRTGQPVQVQRLLAEARARVSV
- a CDS encoding histidinol-phosphate transaminase, with product MLGTARSTLGVGENVTRLVPYRPGKPIEEVKRELGLTDVIKLASNENPLGPSALAVQAIRAAAEQVSLYPEGSCHELRGALAAHLGVPGDHLTIGNGSDEIIQLLGLVFLEPGDEVVQAHPSFVRYESAATLNGADCVKVPLRDWAHDLPAMADRITARTRLVFVANPNNPTGTMVTHSEVVRLADAIPDRAVLVMDEAYHEYVERADYPDTLKLVREGRNLVVLRTFSKIHGLAGLRVGYGIARPEITGYLNQVREPFNVNLVAQAAAVAALRDAEHPRRSREVNAAGRRQFYATLDALGLAYAPSEANFVWMDVGRECGLVFQYLLRGGVITRTGDIFGADTWLRVTVGTPEQNERFLGLLKEVVGQ